A single genomic interval of Trueperaceae bacterium harbors:
- a CDS encoding sodium/proton-translocating pyrophosphatase codes for MDVLVFLVPLAAAVALGAAFTLARSVLSAPSGNPRMNEIADAVKQGAGAYMNRQYRTILVVAILIVAVFALVAWTRGDPHEATNWWWTTVGFGFGAAFSAIAGYVGMGVAVRANVRVAQAARDGLPGALTIAFGGGAVSGLAVAGLALLGVSGFYVLFDLVLGLDNPVEPLVGFAFGASLISLFARVGGGIYTKAADVGADLVGKVEAGIPEDDPRNPAVIA; via the coding sequence ATGGACGTCCTCGTCTTCCTCGTGCCCCTCGCCGCCGCCGTCGCGCTCGGTGCGGCCTTCACCCTCGCGCGTTCGGTGCTGTCCGCGCCCAGCGGGAACCCCCGCATGAACGAGATCGCCGACGCCGTGAAGCAGGGCGCCGGCGCGTACATGAACCGGCAGTACCGCACCATCCTCGTCGTCGCGATCCTCATCGTTGCGGTCTTCGCCCTCGTCGCCTGGACGCGGGGCGACCCGCACGAGGCGACGAACTGGTGGTGGACCACCGTCGGCTTCGGCTTCGGGGCGGCGTTCAGCGCCATCGCCGGGTACGTCGGCATGGGCGTCGCGGTGCGCGCCAACGTCCGCGTCGCGCAGGCGGCCCGCGACGGGCTGCCCGGCGCCCTGACGATCGCCTTCGGGGGCGGCGCCGTGTCCGGCCTCGCCGTCGCCGGCCTGGCGCTGCTCGGCGTGTCCGGCTTCTACGTCCTGTTCGACCTGGTTCTGGGGCTCGACAACCCGGTCGAGCCGCTCGTCGGCTTCGCGTTCGGCGCGTCGTTGATCAGCCTCTTCGCGCGGGTCGGGGGCGGGATCTACACCAAGGCGGCGGACGTCGGCGCGGACCTGGTCGGCAAGGTCGAGGCGGGCATCCCCGAGGACGACCCCCGCAACCCGGCGGTCATCGCC